In one window of Bradyrhizobium sp. AZCC 1721 DNA:
- a CDS encoding VOC family protein gives MPKLSGVIETALYVDDLDRARAFYEEVLGLEALTADPRFVAFDVGGRNVLLLFRRGSAPETIQLPGGTIPPHDGSGPVHMAFAIPAAELPVWEEALDKHDVAIEGRTDWPRGGKSIYFRDPDSHLLELATPGIWAIY, from the coding sequence TTGCCCAAGCTATCCGGCGTCATCGAGACTGCACTCTACGTCGATGACCTCGACCGCGCCCGCGCGTTCTACGAGGAGGTGCTGGGTCTGGAAGCGCTGACGGCGGATCCGCGGTTCGTTGCTTTCGATGTCGGTGGACGAAACGTGCTGCTGCTGTTTCGCCGCGGCTCGGCGCCTGAGACGATCCAACTCCCCGGCGGCACCATTCCGCCGCATGATGGCAGCGGCCCCGTTCATATGGCCTTTGCCATTCCGGCGGCTGAGCTGCCGGTGTGGGAAGAGGCACTCGACAAGCACGATGTCGCGATCGAAGGCAGGACGGACTGGCCGCGCGGCGGGAAGAGCATCTACTTCCGCGACCCGGACAGCCATTTGCTGGAACTGGCGACACCGGGAATTTGGGCGATTTACTAG
- a CDS encoding HesB/IscA family protein, with protein MDTTVQSSKPKPRPRPQVMKLTEAAAARITELTKRADSEIVGLRVGIKNGGCAGQSYTVEYAHEIRPTDEVVEDRGVKILVDPKAVLFLLGTEMDYKADKLQAQFIFNNPNQVSACGCGESVQLTPAKG; from the coding sequence ATGGATACCACCGTACAGTCTTCCAAGCCGAAGCCGCGGCCGCGCCCGCAGGTGATGAAATTGACCGAGGCGGCGGCTGCGCGGATCACGGAACTGACCAAACGCGCCGATTCCGAGATCGTGGGCTTGCGCGTTGGCATCAAAAACGGCGGCTGCGCCGGGCAATCCTATACGGTGGAATACGCCCACGAGATCCGCCCGACCGACGAAGTGGTCGAGGACAGGGGCGTGAAGATTCTGGTCGATCCCAAGGCGGTCCTGTTCCTGCTCGGCACTGAGATGGACTACAAGGCCGACAAGCTCCAGGCGCAGTTCATCTTCAACAACCCGAATCAGGTTTCCGCCTGTGGCTGCGGCGAGTCGGTGCAACTGACGCCGGCGAAGGGTTAA
- a CDS encoding GGDEF domain-containing protein, with protein MVKLLDEHERTMAFAEVALGQIKSLRQTAVPRNYEIWYVYATGYNAPLNKIINETLARNGKLSESDLEQIYETYLSHIKASDRIDKVGARVIGEIDDVMTLITAALAMSESYDAKLSGANEKLRNAKSGDQIKAIVDGLMKSTREMRETNKALENRLALSRTAISNLQHSLEAIRAESLTDPLTGLGNRKYFDRSIEMAVRTAMASGEPLSLMMFDIDHFKSFNDSYGHLTGDQVLRLVAMSLKQTIKGQDITARYGGEEFAVVLPNTGLRQALTVADHVRRAVMAKELKKKSTGEILGRVTISVGVSMLKPDDDTDSLIERADACLYAAKRNGRNRVVCEVDPEYAAETRSQVA; from the coding sequence GTGGTCAAGCTGCTGGACGAGCACGAACGCACGATGGCGTTTGCCGAAGTCGCGTTGGGCCAGATCAAATCCCTCAGGCAGACCGCCGTCCCACGCAACTATGAAATCTGGTACGTCTACGCGACCGGATACAATGCTCCCCTCAACAAGATCATCAACGAGACGCTGGCGCGCAACGGCAAGCTGAGCGAGTCCGATCTCGAACAGATCTACGAAACCTATCTCTCGCACATCAAGGCCTCCGACCGCATCGACAAGGTCGGCGCGCGCGTGATCGGCGAGATCGACGACGTGATGACCCTCATCACCGCGGCGCTCGCGATGTCGGAGAGCTATGACGCCAAGCTGAGCGGCGCGAACGAAAAACTCAGGAACGCCAAAAGCGGCGATCAGATCAAGGCGATCGTCGACGGTCTGATGAAATCGACGCGCGAGATGCGCGAGACCAACAAGGCGCTGGAGAATCGGCTGGCGTTGTCCAGGACCGCGATCAGCAATCTGCAGCACAGCCTCGAAGCGATCCGCGCCGAGAGCCTGACCGATCCGCTGACCGGATTGGGCAACCGAAAATATTTCGACCGCTCGATCGAGATGGCGGTGCGAACGGCCATGGCGAGCGGCGAACCGCTGTCGCTGATGATGTTCGACATCGACCATTTCAAATCGTTCAACGATTCCTACGGCCATCTGACCGGCGATCAGGTGCTGCGGCTGGTAGCGATGTCGCTGAAGCAAACCATCAAGGGCCAGGACATCACCGCCCGCTATGGCGGCGAGGAGTTCGCGGTGGTATTGCCGAATACCGGGCTGCGTCAGGCGCTGACGGTCGCCGACCACGTCCGCCGCGCCGTCATGGCCAAGGAATTGAAGAAGAAATCGACCGGCGAAATTCTCGGCCGCGTCACCATCTCGGTCGGCGTCTCCATGCTGAAGCCGGACGACGACACCGATTCGCTGATCGAGCGCGCCGATGCCTGCCTCTACGCCGCCAAGCGCAACGGCCGCAACCGCGTGGTCTGCGAAGTCGACCCCGAATACGCCGCCGAGACCCGCAGCCAGGTCGCCTAG
- a CDS encoding SUF system Fe-S cluster assembly protein: MSDTAEVKTANMETNSALPPEETERLGTEIVAALKTVFDPEIPADIYELGLIYKVDLKDDRSVDVTMTLTTPNCPAAGELPTMVENAIASVPGVGVVNVNLVWDPAWTPDRMSDEARLVLNMW, translated from the coding sequence ATGAGTGATACGGCCGAAGTCAAAACCGCCAACATGGAAACCAATTCGGCGCTGCCGCCGGAGGAGACCGAGCGGCTGGGCACCGAAATCGTTGCCGCGCTGAAGACGGTGTTTGACCCGGAAATTCCGGCTGACATCTACGAACTCGGCCTGATCTACAAGGTCGACCTCAAGGACGACCGCAGCGTCGATGTGACGATGACGCTGACTACGCCGAACTGTCCGGCCGCCGGCGAACTGCCGACCATGGTGGAGAACGCGATCGCCAGCGTCCCGGGCGTCGGCGTCGTCAATGTCAATCTGGTGTGGGATCCGGCCTGGACGCCGGATCGGATGTCCGACGAGGCGCGCCTCGTCCTCAACATGTGGTGA
- a CDS encoding TfoX/Sxy family protein, with protein MDRDFLIDLFADFGPVTIRRMFSGFGISADGTNFALALRAGLYLRADEQTIPQFQAEGSTPFQYQTRAKTVTVNSYWQLPARLFDDSEELAGWARAALAAAQRAALRKRPKARKVAKAKVSGTAAGKPAAKRKATGTRKARGK; from the coding sequence ATGGATCGCGATTTCCTGATCGACCTGTTTGCCGATTTCGGGCCGGTCACCATCCGCCGGATGTTTTCAGGTTTCGGCATTTCCGCCGACGGTACCAATTTCGCGCTCGCGCTGCGGGCGGGACTCTATCTTCGTGCCGACGAGCAAACGATCCCGCAATTCCAGGCCGAGGGATCAACCCCATTTCAGTATCAGACGCGAGCCAAGACCGTCACGGTGAATTCGTATTGGCAATTGCCGGCCCGTCTGTTCGACGATTCCGAGGAACTGGCCGGATGGGCGAGGGCAGCGCTGGCCGCGGCGCAGCGCGCAGCCCTGCGCAAGCGACCGAAGGCGCGCAAGGTAGCGAAAGCGAAGGTGTCCGGGACGGCCGCGGGCAAGCCGGCTGCGAAGCGGAAGGCCACGGGCACGAGGAAGGCGCGGGGCAAATAG
- a CDS encoding DEAD/DEAH box helicase, translating to MSFSHLGLSDKVLAAVAATGYTTPTPIQEQAIPHVLARRDVLGIAQTGTGKTAAFVLPMLTLLEKGRARARMPRTLILEPTRELAAQVKENFDKYGAGQKLNVALLIGGVSFGDQDSKLTRGVDVLIATPGRLLDHTERGGLLLTGVELLVIDEADRMLDMGFIPDIERICKLVPFTRQTLFFTATMPPEISRISETFLHNPERIEVSRPATTATGVSQFKVNGGREPHEKRELLRRLLRDAKDLNNAIIFCNRKREVAVVHKSLQKHGFSVGALHGDMDQSARTAALDQFRKGDIPLLVASDVAARGLDIPAVSHVFNFDVPHHADDYVHRIGRTGRAGRAGTAISIVTPLDSKSIAAIERLIGQTIPPAEGDYAVHSDSSEETDQPREHRAREGSRGGRKPRREREPRHARDSDKRRDKSADREPRQAKGTGRSARPQPEAAAFSPPAPAQPSRVPSIGRPEPRRAHREVESEPADHSHLPAFLLRPIRARV from the coding sequence ATGTCTTTTTCCCATCTCGGTCTTTCCGATAAGGTCCTCGCCGCAGTTGCGGCTACCGGTTACACCACCCCTACTCCCATCCAGGAACAGGCGATCCCCCACGTTCTGGCCCGCCGCGACGTCCTCGGCATCGCCCAGACCGGCACCGGCAAGACCGCCGCCTTCGTCCTACCCATGCTCACTTTGCTGGAAAAGGGCCGCGCCAGGGCACGGATGCCCCGCACCCTGATCCTTGAACCGACCCGCGAACTTGCGGCACAGGTGAAAGAGAATTTCGACAAGTATGGCGCTGGCCAGAAACTCAACGTCGCGCTTTTGATCGGCGGCGTCTCGTTCGGCGACCAGGATTCCAAGCTGACCCGTGGCGTCGACGTCCTGATCGCAACTCCGGGCCGGCTGCTCGACCACACCGAGCGCGGCGGCCTCCTGCTCACCGGCGTTGAACTGCTGGTCATCGACGAAGCCGACCGCATGCTGGACATGGGCTTCATCCCCGATATCGAACGCATCTGCAAGCTGGTGCCGTTCACGCGCCAGACCCTGTTCTTCACCGCGACGATGCCGCCGGAAATCAGCCGCATCAGCGAAACCTTCCTGCACAATCCTGAACGAATTGAAGTCTCGCGCCCGGCAACCACGGCGACCGGCGTGTCGCAGTTCAAGGTCAACGGCGGCCGTGAGCCGCACGAGAAGCGCGAGCTTCTTCGCCGCCTGTTGCGCGACGCCAAGGACCTCAACAACGCGATCATCTTCTGCAATCGCAAGCGCGAAGTCGCTGTCGTTCACAAATCGCTGCAGAAGCATGGCTTCAGCGTCGGCGCCCTGCATGGCGACATGGACCAGTCGGCGCGCACGGCGGCGCTCGATCAATTCCGCAAGGGCGATATTCCGCTGCTGGTGGCCTCCGATGTCGCTGCCCGCGGCCTCGACATTCCCGCCGTCAGCCACGTCTTCAATTTCGACGTGCCGCATCACGCCGACGACTACGTGCACCGCATTGGCCGCACCGGACGCGCCGGCCGCGCCGGCACCGCGATCTCGATCGTGACGCCGCTCGACAGTAAATCGATCGCTGCAATCGAACGACTGATCGGGCAAACCATTCCCCCCGCCGAAGGTGACTACGCCGTACATTCGGACTCGTCCGAGGAAACCGATCAGCCGCGCGAGCATCGCGCGCGGGAAGGCTCGCGTGGCGGGCGCAAGCCGCGGCGCGAACGCGAGCCGCGACACGCCAGGGATTCTGATAAGCGCCGCGACAAGAGCGCCGATCGTGAACCGCGGCAGGCCAAGGGCACGGGCCGCAGTGCGAGGCCGCAGCCAGAGGCCGCCGCCTTCTCGCCGCCCGCCCCTGCGCAGCCGTCGCGCGTGCCCTCGATCGGGCGACCCGAACCGCGGCGTGCTCACCGCGAGGTCGAATCGGAGCCTGCCGATCACTCGCACCTTCCTGCATTCCTGTTGCGGCCCATTCGCGCCCGCGTCTGA
- a CDS encoding cysteine desulfurase: protein MTQHPAVKNGAYDVARVREDFPALAMKVYGKPLVYFDNAASAQKPTAVLDRMTEAYRSEYANVHRGLHYLANAATEAYEGGRAKVAKFINAGRSEEIIFTRNVTEAINLVASSWGEPNIKQGDEIVLSIMEHHSNIVPWHFLRERHGAVIKWAPVDDDGNFLIEEFEKLLTPRTKLVAITQMSNALGTFVPVKEVVKLAHDRGILVLVDGAQGAVHLPIDVQDLDCDFYAFTGHKIYGPTGIGALYAKHEHLVAMRPYNGGGEMIREVAKDWVTYGDPPHKFEAGTPPIVEAIGLGAAIDYVNSIGKERIAAHEHDLLNYAQERLREINSLRLIGTARGKGPVISFEMKGAHPHDVATVIDRQGIAVRAGTHCVMPLLERFNVTATCRASFGMYNTREEVDHLAQALIKAQDLFA, encoded by the coding sequence ATGACCCAGCATCCGGCGGTCAAGAATGGCGCCTATGACGTGGCCCGCGTGCGGGAGGATTTCCCTGCGCTGGCGATGAAGGTCTATGGCAAGCCGCTGGTCTACTTCGACAACGCCGCCTCCGCGCAGAAGCCGACCGCCGTGCTCGATCGCATGACGGAAGCCTACAGAAGCGAATACGCCAACGTACATCGCGGTCTGCATTATCTTGCCAATGCCGCGACGGAGGCTTACGAGGGCGGCCGCGCGAAGGTGGCGAAATTCATTAACGCAGGGCGTAGTGAAGAAATTATCTTCACCCGCAATGTCACGGAGGCCATCAATCTGGTGGCATCTTCCTGGGGCGAGCCCAACATCAAGCAGGGCGACGAGATCGTGCTCTCGATAATGGAGCACCACTCCAACATTGTGCCCTGGCACTTTTTGCGCGAGCGCCATGGCGCCGTGATCAAATGGGCGCCGGTCGACGACGACGGCAATTTCCTGATCGAGGAGTTCGAGAAGCTGCTGACACCGCGCACCAAGCTCGTCGCCATCACTCAGATGTCGAACGCGCTTGGCACCTTCGTCCCGGTCAAGGAAGTCGTGAAGCTCGCTCATGACCGCGGCATTCTGGTGCTGGTCGACGGCGCGCAAGGCGCTGTGCATTTGCCGATCGACGTGCAGGACCTCGATTGCGATTTCTATGCCTTCACCGGCCACAAGATCTATGGTCCGACCGGGATTGGCGCGCTGTACGCCAAGCATGAGCACCTGGTCGCGATGCGGCCCTATAATGGCGGCGGCGAGATGATCCGCGAGGTGGCAAAGGACTGGGTCACCTATGGCGATCCGCCGCACAAGTTCGAAGCCGGGACGCCGCCGATCGTCGAGGCGATCGGGCTGGGCGCTGCGATCGATTACGTCAACTCGATCGGCAAGGAGCGCATCGCCGCCCACGAGCACGATCTTTTGAACTACGCCCAGGAGCGGCTGCGCGAAATCAATTCGCTGCGCCTGATCGGCACCGCGCGCGGCAAGGGGCCGGTGATCTCCTTCGAGATGAAGGGCGCCCATCCCCACGACGTCGCAACCGTGATTGACCGGCAGGGAATCGCGGTGCGCGCCGGCACCCACTGCGTGATGCCGCTTTTAGAGCGGTTCAATGTCACAGCCACCTGCCGGGCGTCGTTCGGGATGTATAATACCCGGGAAGAAGTCGACCATCTGGCACAGGCGCTGATCAAGGCGCAGGATTTGTTCGCATGA
- the sufD gene encoding Fe-S cluster assembly protein SufD, whose protein sequence is MNLVLAKSETGQALSDSFAIARDRLPGTGKVAEARSAAFEAYERAGLPHRRIEDWKYTDLRALMREVLPLAPAPDAAALTRAASAVKLQAIKCARRLVLVDGVFAPKLSELGGLEKGLTVRPLRDVLEAGEAALQAQLLTTDNTNPMVALNSAMMTDGVVIEIADGLVLKQPLQIIHVASGTAPAAMFTRSLLRLGKDAGVTLVESYIAADGATTYQAHDSLITAIGDNSRLDHVRLVEDSREAFNISSAVITLGAHSHFNTFGITSGAAVSRYQATIAFAGEHSRVETNGVNLLNGRQHADTTLLMDHAVPHCASREVFRAVVDDRGHSVFQGRIIVRPDAQKTDAKMMTRALLLSDDAEADNKPELEIFADDVTCGHGATTGALDESLLFYLRARGLSEKEAQALLIQAFVGEAIESIVNDDLRELAIAAAQRWLEARA, encoded by the coding sequence ATGAACCTGGTTTTGGCAAAAAGCGAGACGGGACAGGCGCTGAGCGACAGCTTTGCGATCGCCCGCGACCGGTTGCCCGGCACCGGCAAGGTGGCCGAAGCGCGAAGTGCCGCCTTCGAGGCCTATGAGCGCGCAGGCCTGCCGCATCGCCGGATCGAGGACTGGAAGTACACCGATCTGCGGGCGCTGATGCGCGAAGTGCTGCCGCTGGCGCCTGCGCCAGATGCCGCTGCGCTGACGCGGGCCGCCTCCGCCGTCAAGCTGCAGGCCATCAAGTGCGCGCGCCGGCTGGTGCTAGTGGACGGCGTGTTCGCGCCAAAGCTTTCCGAACTCGGCGGCCTGGAGAAGGGCCTTACCGTTCGTCCCCTGCGGGATGTGCTGGAAGCCGGCGAGGCCGCGCTGCAGGCGCAACTGCTCACGACCGACAACACCAATCCGATGGTGGCGCTCAACAGCGCGATGATGACCGATGGCGTGGTGATCGAGATCGCCGATGGCCTCGTGCTGAAGCAGCCGCTGCAAATCATTCATGTCGCCAGCGGCACTGCGCCCGCGGCGATGTTTACGCGCTCGCTGCTGCGTCTCGGCAAGGATGCCGGCGTGACGCTGGTCGAGAGCTACATCGCAGCCGACGGTGCGACGACCTATCAGGCCCACGACTCGCTGATAACAGCGATCGGGGACAATTCGCGGCTCGATCATGTTCGACTGGTCGAGGACAGCCGCGAGGCCTTCAACATCTCCTCCGCCGTCATCACGCTCGGCGCCCACTCGCATTTCAACACTTTTGGCATAACCTCGGGCGCTGCCGTCAGCCGCTACCAGGCGACGATTGCGTTCGCGGGAGAACATTCCCGGGTCGAGACCAACGGCGTCAACCTGCTCAACGGCCGCCAGCACGCCGACACCACGCTGCTCATGGACCACGCGGTGCCGCACTGCGCCAGCCGCGAGGTGTTCCGCGCCGTGGTCGACGACCGTGGCCATTCGGTGTTCCAGGGCCGCATCATCGTGCGTCCCGATGCCCAGAAGACCGACGCCAAGATGATGACGCGGGCACTGCTTTTGTCCGACGACGCCGAGGCCGACAACAAGCCGGAGCTCGAGATCTTCGCCGATGACGTTACCTGTGGCCATGGCGCCACGACCGGCGCGCTCGACGAGAGCCTGCTGTTCTACTTGCGCGCCCGCGGCCTCTCCGAGAAGGAGGCCCAGGCGCTGCTGATCCAGGCCTTTGTTGGTGAGGCCATCGAATCCATCGTCAACGACGATCTGCGCGAGCTCGCAATCGCCGCCGCGCAACGTTGGCTGGAGGCACGGGCATGA